GTAACCATACGCGATTTGTATGCGATGAATTTCAATCCAGTATTATCCGCTGAAGAAGCCATTCATGTTGTAGATGGAAAGTTTGTTCGTGATAATGACGTGTTCCCACACGATGTTCAAATCGAAATGGATTATATCAAAGAAAGTGATATATTGATGTATATCTACCCTGTTTGGTGGAATGGATTCCCTGCAATTCTCAAAGGATATGTTGAACGTGTTTTCCAACATGGTTTTGCATACAGTTTTGAAAGTGATGAACCTAAAAAAATCTTTGCTGGTAAAAAAGCGTTGTTTATTCATTGCACAGGGCAACCTCAAGAATCAGAAGCGTCAAAAGAACTTACGCGTATCATCAAAGAAGTCACTTCAGGGTGGATGTTCAATAGTAACAATGTTGAACTATTAGATCACTTAGTGTATGGGCGTGTTCCTTATCAAGACAGAGAAACTTTATCCCATGTTCTTGATGAAATTCAAACCGTTATCGAAAAAATTTAAGAAGTCATGTCGACTTCTTTTCTTTAACACCTAAATATCCTTACAATTTCTTAACGAATCATAAATTTTTATAGCAATTTATTGACGCATTTTGTGATAAAATTGTGCTGTGTGAGTGAGAAAGTGAGTGTGAGCAATGTTTTATGAAAAATAGAGAGATAGACATGCTTAAGGGTCCGCTTTTTGGCGGAATTTTTGCATTTGCAATTCCTTTAGCTTTGTCTGGGATATTACAGCTTTTATTCAATGCTGTTGATATCATCGTTGTGGGTCGATTCAGTGGTGAAACTGCACTGGCTGCAGTTGGATCGACAAGTGCATTAATTAACCTTCTGGTTAACTTATTTATTGGAGTTTCTGTAGGAACCAATGTTGTGATGGCACAGTATGTTGGTGCAAAGGACTACAAAAACGCGAATAAAACAGTCAGTACATCCTTATTTACAGCCCTATGGGGTGGGGTAATCATGATTTTTATTGGGTTCTTTTTCTCAAGGCCCTTACTTGAAATGATGGGAACTCCCTCAAATGTCATTGACCTATCCACTACTTATATGAAGCTTTACTTCTTAGGCATGCCTGGGTTTATGATTTATAGTTTCGGAGCTGCATTATTTCGATCTGTGGGAGATACAAAACGCCCATTATACTTCTTAAGTGTTGCGGGTGTTGTCCACGTTGTTGTGAACTTACTGTTTGTGATTGTCTTTAAATGGAGTGTTGCGGGAGTTGCAATCTCGACTGTGCTCTCACAATATATATCCGCTGCATTTATTCTTGTAAGTATCCATACTTCCGTAGACTTTATGCGCGTTGATGTCACAAAACTAACATTTCATAAAAAACAGTTTATGATGATGATTCGTATTGGCCTTCCAGCAGGGCTTCAAGGTATTATTTTCAACATTTCAAATGTCCTCATTCAATCCTCCATTAATTCATTTGGATCGATTGTCATGGCTGGAAACACTGCCGCAAATAATATTGAAGGATTTGTATATACCGTCATGAATTCCTTTTACCAAGCATCATTGAGCTTTACCAGTCAAAATATGGGAGCGCATAAATACAACCGAATTGATAAGATCTTAATATCATGTTTAATTCTTGTGACTTTAGCAGGCATCACCTTTGGAATGGGAGCTTATGTCTTTGGATCGTCGCTTGTCGGGTTATATTCCACAAACCCCGAAGTCATTAGCTATGGCTTACTGAGACTGGGTATCATTGGAACCACCTACTTTATTTGTGGGATTATGGAAGTCTTTGTCGGAAGTATTCGTGGATTAGGCTATTCCATTATGCCCATGCTTGTATCCTTAGGGGGTGCGTGTTTATTTAGGGTCATCTGGATCTTCACCGTCTTCCAACAAGCACAAACACTGGAAAGCTTGTATATCTCATATCCAATATCTTGGGTACTGACAACCCTGGCCCATATGGGATGTTACTTAGTGGTGCGCAAGAAAAAACTGGTGCCCTCTCAAGTTTTAGAAGAATCACCAGCATACTAATTGAATCGATATGAAGTCGTGAATACGACTTCTTTTATTTTTGAAACATCGTTTTCCCTTCGGATTTTGTGATCCCAGAGAAGATTGGATAATACACCAAGAGGTATGCAAAAGGCAGCGTGCACAGTGTATCAAAGGATTGATAATAGCCGTTAATTATGGCGTAGATACCCATGAAACAAAAACACAAACCATGGTCTAGACGTGTCCCTTGATCCACTTCCTTGTTGAACATCATCAGGTATCCTAACAAAGGGATCTTTTCATTGCGAACAATTTTGAGAATCAAAAGTCCGATCATGACACAATCCAGGAATAAAGATTGCGTCATGAAATAAAGATCCACCATTCCCAAGGCATAAATCATGCCTACTGTTATAAATCCTAAGATGATTCGTTGAATCCCACTGATTCGTTTCAATTCATGATAATATGTTTCCATGCTTCTCCCCTTTTTAGTTACTGTACTGCTTCTTTTTTATATTTTAACGTATGTGCTTCATCACGGCGATCATCAATCTTGATTACCGTATACACACGGCTCAATCCTTTATCAAATAGCGCTTCTTGGATGGTTCGAATTGCGGAGTATATTTCATCAATGTCACCTTCAAGTGATGCTGCCATACCAGATATCTCATAGGTTAATGATGGAAACGTTTTTAAGATTCTGGGCACTTCTTTCACATACTCACTCACGCTTGTTGAATTTGTTCCGATGGGTATCAGGGTAAAATCACAGGTTACGTGGTGCATTAATAAACCGCCTTGATATAGTCAACAAGGGACCCCATAACAACACCTTGCTCTACTTCTTTTCGTATGTCTTTTCCTATGAGTGATTCAAGGAGTTCTAAAGCAAACGGTAAGGATGTGCCCATACCACGTGATGTGATAATCCTGTCATCTTTGACGACGGTTTCTTCTGAATAAAGGACAGGATGTGCCATGACCTTCTCTTTGTATCCAGGATTACTGGTTGCATGTTTCCCGTCAAGAATCCCAACATCCGCTAAAATGCTTGGTGCAGCACAGATGGCACCAATGAGATGTGTTTCTTGAATCTCTTTTAAGATACGTCTTAGAGGTTCAAAGTGTAAAAGATGTTCAGTCCCTTCAACCCCTCCAGGTAACACAATGCTTTTTGCATTCCTAATAAGGGTTTCATCAAAGGTCACATCTGCTTCAATCACAATGTTACGTGCTCCCACAATCCGTTTATCATCATGGATACTCATCAAAACGACATCAACATTGCCACGTCGTAACACATTCACAACACTCAAGGCTTCAATTTCTTCAGAGCCTTGCGCAATCATCACTACTACTTCATGCATAGATCATGCCTCCTTTGATAGTATCATACCACGATTTAGACGATTTATTGTGTTTCTAAGTGTTTCATAAACCGTGTTAAGGCTGCTTGTGTATTGGGTTCACTCCCACTATGACCACTTGCTTCAGTAAAGACAAGTTCGCACTTGTCTAAGTGTAAAGCGAGTTCATACGCGCCGCTGGGTCTACAATCCACGTCATAGCGTCCATGCGCTATATAAGTCGCAATGTCTTGGATTGTTGAAACATTATTTAATATATAATTGTCATCATCCCAAAACATGTGATTCGCAAAATAGTGACATTCTAATAAGGCAAGACTGATATCGGAATCTTTAATTTCAATGCTTGATAAATCATCGGGTGGAATCAAACGAACCACAGACATTTCCCAATCTGCCCATGCTTTCGCAGCACGGCGTTTTAACGACTCATCCGCTGATTTAAAAATCTCATAATAAGCACTCACTAAATCCCCCTGCTTTTCTTTGGGAATCACAGCTTTAAAGGATTCAAAATGAGTGGGAAAGAAGTAAGAACAGCCCGCTTGATACAACCACTGAATGTCTTCATCACGCCCTAAGAAGATGCCTCTGAGTACCAGTGCTTTCACACGGTGTTTATGATGAATGGCATAGGTGAGTGCTAAGGTTGTGCCATAACTTCCTCCAAAGACAACCCACGAATCCAGGTTGAAATGGTTACGAATAATTTCCATGTCTGACACTGAGTGAAAGATTGTGTTGTTGTGTAAGGATGCAAAGGGCGTTGAGCGTCCACATCCGCGTTGATCAAAGGCAATCACAAACCATTGGTCTAAATCAAAACACTCAAAACTTGCGTCATTAATGGACCCACCTGGTCCACCATGACATACAATGACCGCGGGTTTGTTGCGTTGGCCTCTACAATAAACGGCGAGGGTATGGCCATCCCCTGTTTCTAAATAAACTGGTTCATTCATGATTAGCTCCTCCTTAATTTAAACGTCTTTTCTCCAAATAAGTAGACTGTGATACACGATAGGATAATAAACCCAACTAGAGAAAGAAACACCAATCCACTATAATTCATAATGTTTATAAAGAACGCATCTGAAGTATAAAACACACCGAATGCAAAGATACCAGTAATGGTTTTATACAGTGGACTTTTATTTTCCATATCCAGATTATAGGGTTGAATCAGATAATAAAGCATGAGATAGAGTACGGTGATAAATGCACTAAAAAGGAGTGTACCAACCATGAGAATCATTAAGCTATAGGAATAATCAATGAGGTTTGTGGCAAGAAGCAGTAAGGGTAATGCACACAGCAATAAAGCCGGAATCAGGTTGAGTCCAATCAAGGTTCCTAAGCGACTGAGATATTGCTTCCAGATAATCTCTTTGCGT
This DNA window, taken from Erysipelothrix larvae, encodes the following:
- a CDS encoding NAD(P)H-dependent oxidoreductase codes for the protein MKVLIVYAHPRNESFSHAILERVSETLEKNNHTVTIRDLYAMNFNPVLSAEEAIHVVDGKFVRDNDVFPHDVQIEMDYIKESDILMYIYPVWWNGFPAILKGYVERVFQHGFAYSFESDEPKKIFAGKKALFIHCTGQPQESEASKELTRIIKEVTSGWMFNSNNVELLDHLVYGRVPYQDRETLSHVLDEIQTVIEKI
- a CDS encoding MATE family efflux transporter — translated: MKNREIDMLKGPLFGGIFAFAIPLALSGILQLLFNAVDIIVVGRFSGETALAAVGSTSALINLLVNLFIGVSVGTNVVMAQYVGAKDYKNANKTVSTSLFTALWGGVIMIFIGFFFSRPLLEMMGTPSNVIDLSTTYMKLYFLGMPGFMIYSFGAALFRSVGDTKRPLYFLSVAGVVHVVVNLLFVIVFKWSVAGVAISTVLSQYISAAFILVSIHTSVDFMRVDVTKLTFHKKQFMMMIRIGLPAGLQGIIFNISNVLIQSSINSFGSIVMAGNTAANNIEGFVYTVMNSFYQASLSFTSQNMGAHKYNRIDKILISCLILVTLAGITFGMGAYVFGSSLVGLYSTNPEVISYGLLRLGIIGTTYFICGIMEVFVGSIRGLGYSIMPMLVSLGGACLFRVIWIFTVFQQAQTLESLYISYPISWVLTTLAHMGCYLVVRKKKLVPSQVLEESPAY
- a CDS encoding MTH1187 family thiamine-binding protein; its protein translation is MHHVTCDFTLIPIGTNSTSVSEYVKEVPRILKTFPSLTYEISGMAASLEGDIDEIYSAIRTIQEALFDKGLSRVYTVIKIDDRRDEAHTLKYKKEAVQ
- a CDS encoding DJ-1 family glyoxalase III encodes the protein MHEVVVMIAQGSEEIEALSVVNVLRRGNVDVVLMSIHDDKRIVGARNIVIEADVTFDETLIRNAKSIVLPGGVEGTEHLLHFEPLRRILKEIQETHLIGAICAAPSILADVGILDGKHATSNPGYKEKVMAHPVLYSEETVVKDDRIITSRGMGTSLPFALELLESLIGKDIRKEVEQGVVMGSLVDYIKAVY
- the pip gene encoding prolyl aminopeptidase, with product MNEPVYLETGDGHTLAVYCRGQRNKPAVIVCHGGPGGSINDASFECFDLDQWFVIAFDQRGCGRSTPFASLHNNTIFHSVSDMEIIRNHFNLDSWVVFGGSYGTTLALTYAIHHKHRVKALVLRGIFLGRDEDIQWLYQAGCSYFFPTHFESFKAVIPKEKQGDLVSAYYEIFKSADESLKRRAAKAWADWEMSVVRLIPPDDLSSIEIKDSDISLALLECHYFANHMFWDDDNYILNNVSTIQDIATYIAHGRYDVDCRPSGAYELALHLDKCELVFTEASGHSGSEPNTQAALTRFMKHLETQ